ATGTGAAAAGGCTTATAAGCAACTGTATGCACTAAGGTTGCTAGGACAACTGCAAAAACCAAAGATTTTAAGAGTTCAGCAAAACTCTCAGGCTTTTCATTTTTCGGTGACGCTTGAGAAGAAGCTTCTAATTCGGCCATTTTAACTTTCTTTCTTGTTAATTAAGTATTTTGTGTCTGCCTCATCATTCCAGACAAGGAAGATCAACAAGTACACAAAAATAGAAATTTTCAAGGATAAACTCAACATTAATGTTTATATTATAGACAGGAAGGATAATTTTCTAGGATACTATTGTAAAAATAAACGATAAGGCTGTTTGATGAACCGTTGGCAAAAGACGAGAGAACTTTTTAGAGATCCCCGTATCTCAGCCATTTTCCTCTTGAGCATTTCAAGCGGTTTACCATTCTTTTTGACTTTATCCACGCTTCATGCACGCTTAAGTGAATCTGGAATTAGTAAAACGAATATCGGACTTTTTGTGCTGCTAACCCTTCCCTATAGTTTTAAATTTCTATGGGCTCCTATCATTGATGCTATACGTTTGCCTATTCTAAGCGATCTCTTTGGACATAGAAAAAGCTGGTTATTTCTCTCGCAAGTTGCGCTCATTGTTTCATTAATCAGCTTAGGAACCGTTAATCCAGCTGAAAGCATCGTCTTGACGGCTCTTTTCACTTTTCTGGCAGCCTTTTGTTCCGCAAGTCAAGACATTGTTATTGAAGCGTATCGTGTTGAAATAGCGCATGATCACTTAGCAGGCCCTGCAGCGAGTGCCTCTGTGTTAGGATATCGTTTAGGACTTTGGGCTTCTGGAGCGGGGGCACTGTATGTAGCAGCGCACTATAATTGGTTAACTGCATACGGATTTATGGCTTGTGCTATTGGAATTGGGATAGTTGCAAATATCCTTTCTCCTGAACCTATACAGAACAAAATTGAACATCGTTCTTCAAGAAAAGTAATTCCCTTATCTTTTTATCGCCAAAAATCAAAAAATATATGGCAACGCTCTTTTGAGTTATTTATTAATGCTTTCGTCTCTCTCAAAGATCGCCAAAACTGGGTTGTTCTGGTCCTCTTTATCCTGTTTTACAAAATGAGTGATACGCTCTTAAACGTAATGAGTGTGCCATTCTTACTCGAACTGGGTTTTAGTAAGCTTGAAATTGCACATGTGGCTAAGTCGTTTGGTATAGGTGCAATGATTCTAGGAGGAGTTGTCGGTGGTTTTATGCTAAGCCGACATCCAATTTTCAATACTTTAGTTTTCTGTGGAATCTTACAGATTTTGTCTAGTCTCATGTTTATGGTTCAAGCATATCTTGGGTATAATCTAGGTGTTCTCTTTATGACAATTGGTTTAGAAAATCTAGCCTGTGGAATAGGAACAGCCGCTTTTATAACGTATCTTTCTGGGTTATGTTCAGCTCCTTTTACTGCCAGCCAATATGCATTGTTATCTTCTTTTGCATCATTTGCGCGTGTTTTGTTTTCTTCTGGGTGTGGATGGCTTGCAGATCAAACGTCATGGCCAGTATTCTACGGGTTTGGTATTTTTGCTTGCTTACCATTCTTTATCCTTATCCTCTCACAAAAAAGCGCTTTTAAAGAACAAATTGATATCCCTCAATCACTTCAAAAAGCTTCTTAAAATTTTCTTATCGAGAAGGTTCTTGATGAAGCATCGATAATAGTGTATCAGATCATCTGTTCGGGGTGTAGCGCAGTCCGGTAGCGCGCCTGCTTTGGGAGCAGGATGTCGGGGGTTCGAATCCCTCCACCCCGACCAGTCAATCGGGGAGACTGTTCATTCAAACAATACTGATAACTGGTGCAAGCAGTGGTATAGGTGCTGAACTATCAATAGTTTATGCTGCCCCACAAACGCATCTTATCCTTCTAGGACGTGATCAAAGCAGACTTGAAAAAATAGCTCTACAGTGTAAAGACCGAGGAGCAAAAATTACCCTTGGTCTCCTTGATATCCGTCATCGTGATGATTTTAAGTCATGGTTTAAGAGACTTACACAAAAACATTCGATTGATATTGCTATTTTGAATGCAGGTGTTGGTAACTTTGGACGTCAAGAAAATCCTATTGTCATTCAAGAGATATTTGACGTTAACCTTCAAGGATTATTGAATACTCTTTTGCCTATCATCGAACACATGCAAAAAAACAAGCATGGTCAAATTGCGCTCATGAGCTCTCTTGCGTCATTCAAAGGTTATCGCGGGAAAGGAGCCTACTGTGCCAGCAAAGCTGCAGTAAGAGTCCTTGGAGAAGGACTAAGAGAATCTTTAAGCGCCGCAAACATAAAAGTTTCGGTCATTTGCCCAGGGTTTGTTGTGACTCCTTTAACTTCACACAATACCTTCCCTATGCCTTTTTTGATGTCCGCTCAAAAGGCTGCAAGGATCATCAGAAAGGGATTAGAGAAAAACAAACCACGCATTGCTTTTCCATGGATAACTTATATGTTTTCTCTTTTAATGGCTATATTGCCCCCTACGCTCACAGAGAAGATTTCGAGACTTCTTCCCTATCGTTAAGATGAGGCATAAGACCTTTTCTTGCTTTTGTTTTAAAGAAAAATGCATTGGTTTCATGAATAACGAGTTTTGATAAGCCTAGGATGCCAATCATGTTGATTACCATCATCAAGTTTACAGAAATATCTGCAACTGCCCAAACAAGATTAACGTGGGCCATAGCACCGATGGGGATTAAAAACACAAAAATCCACTGGAAAACTTTTATAGCCTTCTCACCAAATAGATATTCAACAGCTCGGTCAGCACAATAAGACCAAGTCGTTATTGTTGTCATTGCAAAGAAAAATAATGTAACTGTCACAATGTGACCTGCTAAATATGAATCAAAGCCAATCCGATAGGCTTCAACGCACATATTGGTACTCTGTAAGCCTGGGGTCTGCCAGGCACCAGTCACAATCAATACAACTCCCGTTAAGCTACAAACAATCATAACAACAATGGGAGACAACATGCTAATCACCCCTTGTGCAATTGCAATATCAACGCCAGGGGTCGTATAGGTCACTGGTGCATGTAAAATTGGCGCTAAACCAACTCCCGTATCCGTAGCAAAAAGACCCCGCGCAAAACCGTCACGCACTGCAGTCAATAACGAATATGTCGCAACACCTGTAAACATCGATTTAAAGTCAAAAGCAGAAGTTATGATAAGTTTAAGGGCCGGAAGAATAGCATCATGGAATGAAATCAAGATAAACACACTCGTGGCGATATATCCAACAGCCTTCAATGGCACAATAATCATGGAAGCTTTAGCAAAACGTGATAGACCGCCAAAGATAACGTATCCTACAATTAGGGCCATAAACGCACCCAAAATGAAGGGATGAATACCAAACTCGGTCAGAGGTAAGGCTACTGAGTTAATTTGCACAAAGTTCCCAACGGTAATGGCAGAAATCATTGTAAAAATGCAAAATACTTTAGCAAGCAACGGCATCTTAAGAGCCTTCTCAAGATAATACATTGGACCGCCGACATATCCTCCACGCGAACTTAATTCACGATATCTAACGCCCAAAAATGTTCCCGAGTATTTGATAATAGCCCCTAGAAGCGCCATCACCCACATCCAAAACAGTGATCCTGGCCCCCCCATACTCAAAGCCATAGCGATGCCAGAGATATTACCAGTACCTAAATTACCTCCTAAAACTGCTGCAACAGCTCCAAAAGAAGAAAGAGATTCTTGTCCTTTTGATTTTCGGGTTAATAACCGAAAAGCCATTGGGATTTTAAGAAACTGCAGTCCACGCATTCGCAAGGTTAAGTAAAGACCTGCTCCTCCAAGAAACGGCAATACTAGAAAAAAGGCAAAATAGTTTTTGAGCATTGCTAGCATGTCATAATACTTCCTGGAAAAATGCCATTAAAAAAGCTATCGAAACCTTCGACAAATCAACTATTTGACGTGACATAAAGATGTTTTGAAAGAACTGTAAATCCCCACTCTCTTAAAAAGTGAGATTACTATAAAAGAACATTTTAAAAGATCAAGGGAAGAATGAAACTGTTCACTCTCTATAATCAACGTATTTGGTTACGTTCTATGATGACGCTATTGTTTGAAGAGATGAAGTCAAACTCGTAAAAACTGCCGTCAACTGTACTCCCATCGTTGTCAAGGAGCCAATAAGGACAAGTGAAATAAACCCAATGATGAGACCATATTCTAAGGCCGTAGCCCCATCGTTATTCAAAAAAAATGATGAAAGAAGATCAGCAAGTGATTTGTTTTTAACAAAAGACTTACCTTTGAAAATGCCAGAGAACATAGGAAACTCCTAATCCCCTCACAACCTAAGGTAGCGTGGTAATTACCACGCACCTAAAATTACTCTTGAGCTCAACTCTAAAGTACTAATTTAAGCCGCCGCTGTAGTAAGAGCGTCTCTGATCCTTTCAAAAATAGTTCTTAATTGTTGACCAGCAGTCGTTAAGGCGGCAATGATCACTATGGCAATCAACGCAGCGATCAGGCCGTACTCGATGGCTGTTGCTCCATCTTCATTCCTTACAAAGGTTTTTAAAGCTTTCATATTCGTCTCTCCTGTTATAATACTTAATTTTCCTCTAATTTCGTTAATAAAGTATAAAAAAATTAATTTATTAACAACTCTTTACTCTTATTATACCCTATAATTAAAATTATATCCTAGAAATTAAAATTTTCAACGAGTTCAATAATAACAGGGCCTAGAATCACGATAAATAAACTAGGTAAAATTAAACTCACCAAAGGTATAGCGAGTAAAGCCGGTAACCGTGCAGCTTTCGTCTCTATTTCAAGAACCTTTTTCTTTTGAAACTCCCCAGAAAGAATTTTCAAAGATTGCGCAACGGCCGTTCCTTGTTCTTCTGCTTGAATCAGAGTTGTGACCATATCTTGAACCAAAGGCAATTCTATCCTTGAAGAAAGATTTTTTAAGGCCTGACGTCGATCAGGAAGGATTGATAATTCAATAGCCGTTAAAGCAAATTCTCGCCCCAACTCCACATTACTGTAACCGATTTCAATCGCAACACTCTCAAAAGATCGTTCTAAACTTAAACCAGAATTAGTACAGATAACCAACAAATCTAACGCAGAGGTAAGATCACGTTTTAGCATTTTATAACGGATTTTAGTGTGCCACTTGAGATAAACATCTGCCCCCCGCAATCCAGCTAAGATACACGCTATCAAAACAGCCAATTTAAATACAAAAGACAGATTTGAAAGAGCAGGGATGCTATTCATTAAAATTATATATAGGATCATAAATCCCATAAGAAAACCAACTTTCAAAACAGAATAAAGTGCTCCGGGACTAGAGGTTCGAATACCGGCTCGATCAAAAATCTCCTTATAGTTTACCCCCAGTTGTTTTTGCGCAATATTCTGAAAAGATTTAAAAATTTGCTCTCTTAGGTTTTTCTGAGAAGCATTTACTGCACTTCCATTCGTGTTATTGAGGGCTGTCTTACCTTGTAATGTTCTTAAACGCTCATCAAGAGCCTTACCTTCTTTAAATTTCAGCTGCCACAGCAAAAACATGAGCAAAACTAAAAAACTGATGATAAAAATTAATAAATCTTCCATATGAAATGTAGTCATAAAATCCCTACTGAATATCAATTTTTACCAGTCTATTGACTGCAATTCCTGAAGCAATAATTAGGCTAATCGCTAGTAACATAAGCTTGCGTCCCAAAGGATCATGTTGGAATACATATAAATGTTCAGGTTTTAAAAAAGTAATCCCAAAAAGTGTAATAAAAGGCAATATTCCAATAATAAGTCCTGTTGTTTTGGCTTCCGCTGAAACAGCTTTTATTTTCAAACGAAGTTCTTCACGTTTACGAATAATAGAAGAAAGATTATCAATAAATTCAGCAATACTTCCACCTACAATTCTTTGAATGCTTAATGCTCCAGTAAAAAAATCATAATCTATAATTCGCACACGTTTAGCTGAGTTCAGTAAAGCCTCTCTATAAGGAATACCTATCCTCATTTCATCACCAATCATTTGAAACTCATGTCCAACCTCGCCTTCAATTTCGCGAGAAATTGTATCAAAAGCTTTTTCAATAGAAAGACCCGCTCTTAATCCTCTAGCCATAATATCTAGAGCTCCTGGAAAAGTTTTGAGAAAACGATCAATACGTCTCTGTTCTAAAACACCGTAAATAAAAACCGTCAAAAGCCCTGTAATCAAAGAAGCTAGTAAAAAATTAACTTCAAAAGTCTGTTTCAGAAATGATTGCACTCCAAAATAAGAAGCAAAGAAAGATGGAACTGCGATTAATAAAAGTTTAGGTAAGTGCGGATTTGAAGCGATCCAAGTCATAAAAGCAGGACGCTTTGAGTCTTGGGTACCTTTAATATATGCATCAAATTTCTTTTTGATCATGCTATCTTTGGATTCTCTAAAAAGGCTTTCTTTTTCCTTCTCAATCGTCTCCAAAAGTTCAATTTTTAAACGACCAAAACGCTCATGTAACTTCTTTGCCTCTTCCCTCTTTAACAGAAAGAGATATACCAACAAAAAAATTAAAAAAGAGGCTCCAGCAATGAGAACTGCTACCCACCAATCCAAAGTACGGTCCTCCTTGTTATTTTAGACATTGCATCATTTTTTCTTTAAGACCATAGTATTCAATCTTAGGCATAAACTCAGGCATTTGCCCAGAGAATTCAAACATACCGACAACTTTTCCATTTTCGTCTTCACCTGTTGGTTTAAAAAGAAACAGGGGACGCGTAATAATATTTTTGCCATCATAGCCAATGATCTCAATGACTTCGATAACACGTCTTATTCCATCACGCATACGCGCTATTTGAACTATGATATTAATTGCCCCAGCAATATATTGTTCAATCACTTGAATAGGTAATTCAAACCCTGCCATTAGCACCATGTTTTCAAGTCTGTTCAGAGCTTCAGCTGCATTGTTCGCATGCAAAGTCGACATAGACCCATCGTGACCCGTATTCATTGCTTGCAACATATCAAACGCTTCTGAACCGCGGCACTCACCAACGATAATACGATCTGGACGCATACGAAGCGCATTTTTAACCAGATCACGAATGGTAATTTCTCCCTCTCCCTCAATGTTTTGAGGACGGCTTTCCAGTCTCACTACATGGGGTTGATAGAGACGCAGTTCAGCTGAATCTTCAATGGTAACAATACGTTCTTGAGGATCTATCAATTGAGAAAGCGCGTTTAAAAGTGTCGTTTTTCCAGCTCCAGTTCCCCCTGAAACAATTATGTTCATACGACAATGCGCAATGATTTTAAAGAATTCCATCATATTAGGTGAGATATTGCCTTTCTCTGCCATCACGCTTAAAGAAATTCCTTTTTCTGAAAATCGTCGAATCGAAATAGAAACGCCATCAAGAGCTACGGGAGGAACAGCAATGTTAACGCGGCTACCATCTTTAAGACGTGTATCAACAATAGGACTCGATTCGTCAATTCTTCGTCCGGCTTGACTTGAAATCCTCTGTGCAATCTGAAAAACATGACGATTGTTACGAAACTTTACGTTTGTTTTTTCTAACTTACCATATCGCTCTACATAAACTGAGGCAGGACCGTTTACCATAATATCAGTAATGGCGGGGTCTTGAAATAAAGGATCCAAAGGGCCCAGCCCAACCATATCACTCACAATTTGCACAGCTATTTTATGCTGTTCGGAATAAGTGACTTGCATCATGTTTTCTTCAGCATATTTCGCAATAAAGTTTTCAACTTCAACGCGCAATTCTTCTCGTGACATTTGGGCAGCGCGTCTCAAATCAATCTCAATAACTAAACGATCAAAAATTTTATCACGATACTCTTGAAGAGCTGGAGATAAGTCACTCTCTCCCTTATTTGGCTGACTAGATTGACTAGGTTTATGAGAGCTTGCTGAAAGATTCTTTTCAGGCAGGTCTTTTGTAGCTCCTGGTTCTTCAGTTTTTTCACCGTCATCACGTTTACCAAAGTGAACCATCTATCAATACCTACGCATTTCTCATTTTGACTTAAACAAACGAGAAAAGAAGTTTTCGTTTTCAACGTTTTTAGCGGACATTTCTTTGCCAATAATAACATCTGTCAAAGATTGAATTTCCTTTACAAAAAGGCTATCTGCATCAGCCAGCAAATCTCCTTTATTCATATTAGAAAGCATATTTTTATGATCAAAAGTGATAACGCAATCCAAAGGAACATGTAAGGTCTTTTGAATTGCATCAGCATTCATTTCACCTTCACGATAAACTTTAACTTTGTTCAGAACAATAACAATACGTTGCTTTGGGTGCATCACCTTTTTAAAATAATTAAGGAGTCTCACCCCATCCCTAACAGATAAAATTGACGGATCTAACACCAGAACTAATGTATTGAGTTGACGAATTAAAGGACCTAGGTGAAAAAATTCTGCACGCGTTGGAATATCTATAATCACATATTGAAATTTATTCTTAACCAACCGATTGAGTTCCTCTAAAGATTTATCTTGAATCTCAACTGTTTGCTCTAAATTTTCATCCCCCCCAAGAATATGAAGAAATTCACTCTCTTGAATATAACATCTTTCAATAAAGAGCTCATCAACTCTTTCAGGGTTTTCAAGCATCTCACGAAAGCCCTGCTTTAATGAAAAATCAAAAAACTGTGCAGCACCTGAAAAATGTAAATCCAAGTCCATAAGAAGAGTGCGTTTCCTATGCGTATGAGAAAGCAATAGAGCGCAACTTGCAGAAAGAACCGATGCTCCTACTCCTCCGCGTACTCCTAAGAACCCCACACTTTGTCCTAGCCCTTGGAATCTAGCGTGACCTGCTTTTTTATCAATTGAAGGCTTAAGACTATCTAAACATCTTCCCAGTAAGGCCGGTGTAATAGGCTTAGATATATAATCTTTTACGCCTAACTCAATAAGATCGCGATAAATGCCCACATCATTGCGGACACCAACAGCAATCACATTGACACCTGGCTCACATACTTCTGCTAAACGTTGCATATCTGTGAGGGGCAGTTCAGAGTCACTTAAATCGATTATCAGTATTTTTGGAGAACGATTGGTTTGTATATATTTGATAGCCTCTTTGATGCCACCTTTATGTATTTCAGCCTTTATGGCATACGTAGTCCATGAAAATTCTTTTAAAAAAGTTTCTGATTCTTGATCTTCAACAAAAGCTAAAGCAATTTCTTGCTTTTCAAAATTCTCAACCATACCTGCATCCGTTATTAGTTTTCTTTATGATAAGACGCAAATTATTAAAAAATCTACCTATTAAAAATTATTGACCAGCTGAGGATTGAACCCTCTCGCTTTTCAACGCTTTAATTTTGTCAGTTCTATATCTCTCTATAGCTAAAGCTTGATAAGCACTATCCACACCATCAGAAGTCTTCCCTTTATAAAGATCTCTGGGATCAGCAATCATTTTACCAAAATTATAAGCTGTAGCACACCCAAATGGCTCATCTCCATTGCGTCCTGAGTTTGTAGTGATCTCTCCCCAAGAAGGGCATTGAGGAAGAGTCAAACGATACTGATCAATAACGACTATCGCTGAACACCCTGATTTTTCTATCTTCTCTCCTTGAGAAGAACTAGTATTCAGGTATGTCACGTCAATTTTATCACTCGTTATGCCATAGCCCATGAGCACATGCTTCAAATTGGATACTCTACCCTCAGAAAAATGCTTAGCCACTTGAATACGTGCATAAAGTGGTAATTTTGGTTCAGTTTTTTGAACCAAAGATTTTATTTTGCGCTTTTCAGAGTTTTTAATGGATGAAGAACCCTTTTTGAAGTGGATTTCATCATGCCAAGAAAGTCTTTCAATTTTTGGCTTCCAACCATTATGAAGAGTAACTTCCTTACGATCTTCATAGCAACCAGTAAGAGAGATGCTCAGTGTCACCAAAGATAAATTACATAGAAGAACTGATAATATTTTTGCTTTATTCATAGTAAAATCCTGCTGATCCAATAAGGTGCATGTCTTGATCAAGAAGGCTGTTATCGCCTTTCACCTCGGCGCTCCCTTCTAAACTATCAGTTGTTTTCTCAAGAGGCGTTTTTTCACGTGTCAAACGTCCATAGAAAAACGTATCAAGTTGAGATGTGTAAACAAGACCATCTGAAGGCAACGCAAAATCTTCTTTGGAAGAAGGCTGAATAATATAAGGCGTCACAATGACAACCAGCTCGGATTCATTCCTGGAAAAACTCGCTGAACGAAATAATGCTCCCAATACAGGGATATCGGCCAACCCAGGAACTTCTCTCAAAGCATTATTAATGTTGTTTGAAAATAATCCGGCAATCGCCAAGCTCTCGCCACTGCCAAGCTCTACAGATGTCTCAACACGCCTTGTCTTAATTCCCGGCACCTGCACTCTTGTTCCAACTGTAAATGAAAAATCTAACTGATTCACACGATCTAGTTCACTCACCTCTGGCCGTACGCGTAAATTAATTTTATTGGACGAAAGAACTGTAGGCGTAAAAGCAAGCTTAATACCAAACTCTTTAAAATCGATTGTGATGTTTCGTTGCTGTGGAACAGGAAAAGGAAATTCTCCGCCCGCTAAAAAGCTGGCTGTTTCACCAGACATAGCAACCAAGTTTGGCTCTGCCAAGACCGTTGCTAGACTTTCACTGTCTAAGATATCTATGAGTCCAGCAATGTTTGTTTTTCCATCATTAAAATGTACGCCCAAACTGTTAAAGGGAGGATTTATAAGATTTACACCACTGCTAAATGCTCCAGTGGTCGCATCAATAGGTGCGCGTCCTTGCAAAACACCAAAAGCAAAGTGATTTGGTTGGATTGCTGATCCCCAGTTGATATCTAGCTTATTCAAAACTGTACGATTAATTTCCGCAACCTTAACTTTCAAATAAACCTGCGTGGGAGCCACAATTTTTATGTTATTAACAATCTCCTCAGCATCCCCGATAAAACGCTTCACTATATCATTAATATCTTTAGACGCTTGAGGAGACGTAACAGAACCTTCTAAAATAATTCCCTTCGGTGAAGAAATGGCTTTTACAGTTTCCCCAGGCTTTACGGATTTTAACATTTGATTGAGCTGCTTAAGATTGTGGGTTACGTTAATCTCATAGCTTTGTAAAACTCCACCATCTTTATCCGATACAATTAAGGTAGTGGTCCCTGGCTTCTTTGCAAAAACATAAGCTGAATTAGGATTACTGACTTGCACGTCTGCAATATCTGGATTTGCAACAAAAACCTCAGAGACATTTTTAGAAAATTTTAAAATTTCTGCTGTATTGACTGACAAAAATAAACTCCGCTCCGGCTTTGTAGCAAGCGCATTGCCGACTCCCATCAAAAGCATCATCAAGACTAAAAAATATCTCGGCCATAAAAATTTACTTAACAAAACTTGTACCATACTAACCTTACCTCTTGAATGTTACGTCGCTTTTATTGACGCCGCGAATAACAGAAATCGTGACTGATTCTTCTTCATTTGAATCCGCTTGTCCCGCAATCCCTAATCTCTCTTTTTCTTGTTCTTTCTTATCTTTAGTCGCTGAGTGCAAGCTAATTGTGGCCTCCCCCTCTTTAAGTTCCGCCGCTAAGATTTCATCCTTTTTTGAGTCTACTTCAACAGTAATATAACGAGGTAACTTACCTGACCCCTTCTGCGTCCTCTCAAAACTTCCATCCACCTCGAGAACACGCACATTCTCGGCAACCATTTTGCCAACGTAGCCCTTACCATCTGCCGATCTTGTAGCCACGATAATATCTACATAATCCCCTGCAGAAATCAGGCTCGTTACACTTGAACCATGACCGCCTGAGATAGGCACTGTAAAAGCTCTCATACCTGGAGTAATAAGAGATGTCAAAATTCCCTTATCATTCCCTAAGATCAACTTAGTACGCATGATAGGCTCGCCCGCCTCTGTTTCTACACGCAACGTGGCGCCCAT
The sequence above is drawn from the Candidatus Nucleicultrix amoebiphila FS5 genome and encodes:
- a CDS encoding Flp family type IVb pilin; this translates as MKALKTFVRNEDGATAIEYGLIAALIAIVIIAALTTAGQQLRTIFERIRDALTTAAA
- a CDS encoding SDR family NAD(P)-dependent oxidoreductase, with the protein product MTGASSGIGAELSIVYAAPQTHLILLGRDQSRLEKIALQCKDRGAKITLGLLDIRHRDDFKSWFKRLTQKHSIDIAILNAGVGNFGRQENPIVIQEIFDVNLQGLLNTLLPIIEHMQKNKHGQIALMSSLASFKGYRGKGAYCASKAAVRVLGEGLRESLSAANIKVSVICPGFVVTPLTSHNTFPMPFLMSAQKAARIIRKGLEKNKPRIAFPWITYMFSLLMAILPPTLTEKISRLLPYR
- a CDS encoding Flp family type IVb pilin — its product is MFSGIFKGKSFVKNKSLADLLSSFFLNNDGATALEYGLIIGFISLVLIGSLTTMGVQLTAVFTSLTSSLQTIASS
- a CDS encoding CpaF family protein, which gives rise to MVHFGKRDDGEKTEEPGATKDLPEKNLSASSHKPSQSSQPNKGESDLSPALQEYRDKIFDRLVIEIDLRRAAQMSREELRVEVENFIAKYAEENMMQVTYSEQHKIAVQIVSDMVGLGPLDPLFQDPAITDIMVNGPASVYVERYGKLEKTNVKFRNNRHVFQIAQRISSQAGRRIDESSPIVDTRLKDGSRVNIAVPPVALDGVSISIRRFSEKGISLSVMAEKGNISPNMMEFFKIIAHCRMNIIVSGGTGAGKTTLLNALSQLIDPQERIVTIEDSAELRLYQPHVVRLESRPQNIEGEGEITIRDLVKNALRMRPDRIIVGECRGSEAFDMLQAMNTGHDGSMSTLHANNAAEALNRLENMVLMAGFELPIQVIEQYIAGAINIIVQIARMRDGIRRVIEVIEIIGYDGKNIITRPLFLFKPTGEDENGKVVGMFEFSGQMPEFMPKIEYYGLKEKMMQCLK
- a CDS encoding AmpG family muropeptide MFS transporter; this translates as MNRWQKTRELFRDPRISAIFLLSISSGLPFFLTLSTLHARLSESGISKTNIGLFVLLTLPYSFKFLWAPIIDAIRLPILSDLFGHRKSWLFLSQVALIVSLISLGTVNPAESIVLTALFTFLAAFCSASQDIVIEAYRVEIAHDHLAGPAASASVLGYRLGLWASGAGALYVAAHYNWLTAYGFMACAIGIGIVANILSPEPIQNKIEHRSSRKVIPLSFYRQKSKNIWQRSFELFINAFVSLKDRQNWVVLVLFILFYKMSDTLLNVMSVPFLLELGFSKLEIAHVAKSFGIGAMILGGVVGGFMLSRHPIFNTLVFCGILQILSSLMFMVQAYLGYNLGVLFMTIGLENLACGIGTAAFITYLSGLCSAPFTASQYALLSSFASFARVLFSSGCGWLADQTSWPVFYGFGIFACLPFFILILSQKSAFKEQIDIPQSLQKAS
- a CDS encoding AAA family ATPase — protein: MVENFEKQEIALAFVEDQESETFLKEFSWTTYAIKAEIHKGGIKEAIKYIQTNRSPKILIIDLSDSELPLTDMQRLAEVCEPGVNVIAVGVRNDVGIYRDLIELGVKDYISKPITPALLGRCLDSLKPSIDKKAGHARFQGLGQSVGFLGVRGGVGASVLSASCALLLSHTHRKRTLLMDLDLHFSGAAQFFDFSLKQGFREMLENPERVDELFIERCYIQESEFLHILGGDENLEQTVEIQDKSLEELNRLVKNKFQYVIIDIPTRAEFFHLGPLIRQLNTLVLVLDPSILSVRDGVRLLNYFKKVMHPKQRIVIVLNKVKVYREGEMNADAIQKTLHVPLDCVITFDHKNMLSNMNKGDLLADADSLFVKEIQSLTDVIIGKEMSAKNVENENFFSRLFKSK
- a CDS encoding type II secretion system F family protein produces the protein MTTFHMEDLLIFIISFLVLLMFLLWQLKFKEGKALDERLRTLQGKTALNNTNGSAVNASQKNLREQIFKSFQNIAQKQLGVNYKEIFDRAGIRTSSPGALYSVLKVGFLMGFMILYIILMNSIPALSNLSFVFKLAVLIACILAGLRGADVYLKWHTKIRYKMLKRDLTSALDLLVICTNSGLSLERSFESVAIEIGYSNVELGREFALTAIELSILPDRRQALKNLSSRIELPLVQDMVTTLIQAEEQGTAVAQSLKILSGEFQKKKVLEIETKAARLPALLAIPLVSLILPSLFIVILGPVIIELVENFNF
- a CDS encoding type II secretion system F family protein, translating into MDWWVAVLIAGASFLIFLLVYLFLLKREEAKKLHERFGRLKIELLETIEKEKESLFRESKDSMIKKKFDAYIKGTQDSKRPAFMTWIASNPHLPKLLLIAVPSFFASYFGVQSFLKQTFEVNFLLASLITGLLTVFIYGVLEQRRIDRFLKTFPGALDIMARGLRAGLSIEKAFDTISREIEGEVGHEFQMIGDEMRIGIPYREALLNSAKRVRIIDYDFFTGALSIQRIVGGSIAEFIDNLSSIIRKREELRLKIKAVSAEAKTTGLIIGILPFITLFGITFLKPEHLYVFQHDPLGRKLMLLAISLIIASGIAVNRLVKIDIQ
- a CDS encoding CpaD family pilus assembly protein, which translates into the protein MNKAKILSVLLCNLSLVTLSISLTGCYEDRKEVTLHNGWKPKIERLSWHDEIHFKKGSSSIKNSEKRKIKSLVQKTEPKLPLYARIQVAKHFSEGRVSNLKHVLMGYGITSDKIDVTYLNTSSSQGEKIEKSGCSAIVVIDQYRLTLPQCPSWGEITTNSGRNGDEPFGCATAYNFGKMIADPRDLYKGKTSDGVDSAYQALAIERYRTDKIKALKSERVQSSAGQ
- a CDS encoding alanine/glycine:cation symporter family protein codes for the protein MLAMLKNYFAFFLVLPFLGGAGLYLTLRMRGLQFLKIPMAFRLLTRKSKGQESLSSFGAVAAVLGGNLGTGNISGIAMALSMGGPGSLFWMWVMALLGAIIKYSGTFLGVRYRELSSRGGYVGGPMYYLEKALKMPLLAKVFCIFTMISAITVGNFVQINSVALPLTEFGIHPFILGAFMALIVGYVIFGGLSRFAKASMIIVPLKAVGYIATSVFILISFHDAILPALKLIITSAFDFKSMFTGVATYSLLTAVRDGFARGLFATDTGVGLAPILHAPVTYTTPGVDIAIAQGVISMLSPIVVMIVCSLTGVVLIVTGAWQTPGLQSTNMCVEAYRIGFDSYLAGHIVTVTLFFFAMTTITTWSYCADRAVEYLFGEKAIKVFQWIFVFLIPIGAMAHVNLVWAVADISVNLMMVINMIGILGLSKLVIHETNAFFFKTKARKGLMPHLNDREEVSKSSL